The genomic window AGCCCCTTGAGATCACCCTTTCAAGGATAGATAAGATCTTGGAAGCGGTACATAAAAATGGGGTGAAGCTCGGCGTAGTATTTCAAAAACGTTTCCAGAACCCAAGCAAGCTTATAAAGGATGCTATTACCAGTGGCAAGCTTGGGAAACTCATCTCCGGGAGCGCCTATCTGAAAATGTATCGTACTCAAGCCTATTACGATTCAGGGGCGTGGAGAGGAACCTGGAAGCTGGATGGCGGCGGATGCCTTATGAACCAGGGGATCCATGGAATCGATCTTCTTCAGTGGTTTATGGGCCCGGTAAAGAGCGTCTATGCTGTCACGGACATAGCTGCTCATGAGAGAATAGAGGTAGAGGATGTAGCAGTGGCTCTTGTGAAATTCGCGAACGGAGCCGCAGGGGTAATCGAGGGCTCGACCTCATGCTATCCTGGGCTTCCTTCAGTTCTTGAGGTCTACGGGACGAATGGCACTGTGACCCTCCAGGAAGAGAAACTTACAAGATGGGCTTTTATCAACCCCACTGAGGATGATAAAACCCTTGCAAAGAAAGCAGCAGAGGAGGGTGGGAAGACCGAAGAGATAGACAGGTCGGATCCCCTTGCAACAGTGGGGGATAGCCACCTCCTGCCTATAGAGGATATGGCAGCCGCCGTAAGGGAAGACAAGGATCCTGCAGTTACCGGTGAAGAAGGACGCAAGTCCGTAGAGATAATACTTGCAATATATAAGTCGGCCAAGACAGGTGAGGAGGTCGAGCTTCCACTTGCTGAATGGTCCCCCGCCTGATGCTGCCTGTGTGCGGCATCATTTCATCGTTTTGGGGGTGCACATGGAAAGGAGCATAAAGTATGGGCAGCCAAGAATCTGAGAGCCCCTTCAGATGGTCCGTGGGGGTGACTGCAGCTACCTTTGCTCATCTAAGCAACATCAAATTAGACCAGTTTTACCTTGACCCTTCTGCCTGCGTAGAGGCGCTTCGTACCGGAAGAAAGCGAGTCCGGGAGATCTTCGGCGAAGAAGTGACGCTCCCTACCATATCTTGCCCGCCCGTATCCTATGGCCATATAGCCTGTCTTGGCGTAAAGGTGCTCTTCCCGGAGGATTCTGAACCCGGGGTAAG from Bacillota bacterium includes these protein-coding regions:
- a CDS encoding Gfo/Idh/MocA family oxidoreductase; this encodes MRETIGFGIIGCGTIGGVHAEAIRKVTGVRLVAVADMAEQKAKKTGEDYGVPYYSNYRDLLERDDIDVVNVCLPSGLHMDACIDAANAGKNILCEKPLEITLSRIDKILEAVHKNGVKLGVVFQKRFQNPSKLIKDAITSGKLGKLISGSAYLKMYRTQAYYDSGAWRGTWKLDGGGCLMNQGIHGIDLLQWFMGPVKSVYAVTDIAAHERIEVEDVAVALVKFANGAAGVIEGSTSCYPGLPSVLEVYGTNGTVTLQEEKLTRWAFINPTEDDKTLAKKAAEEGGKTEEIDRSDPLATVGDSHLLPIEDMAAAVREDKDPAVTGEEGRKSVEIILAIYKSAKTGEEVELPLAEWSPA